The following coding sequences are from one Saprospiraceae bacterium window:
- a CDS encoding tetratricopeptide repeat protein, with amino-acid sequence MANIYSALNRKTEALKFYRQTLQLNPENEEAHIRLKELQLK; translated from the coding sequence TTGGCAAATATTTATTCTGCTTTGAATAGAAAAACAGAGGCCCTCAAATTCTATAGGCAGACACTTCAATTAAACCCAGAGAATGAAGAAGCTCATATCAGATTAAAGGAGTTGCAATTAAAATAA
- a CDS encoding serine hydrolase, translating into MGTGDLYSTVEDLFQFHMAIANYKLLSKSLTEEMLAPGMRPARYGYGWFNQNFKYTPTDSVAANYHLGSTEGFISFMIRIPETNSMAVILCNSAPTDFLESLRIY; encoded by the coding sequence ATGGGTACAGGCGATCTTTATTCAACTGTAGAAGACCTGTTCCAATTTCATATGGCCATTGCGAATTATAAATTACTAAGTAAATCGCTTACAGAAGAAATGTTAGCCCCCGGAATGAGACCTGCCAGATATGGCTACGGATGGTTTAATCAAAATTTTAAGTATACTCCCACCGATAGTGTTGCAGCAAATTATCATTTAGGTTCAACCGAGGGATTTATATCTTTTATGATTCGAATCCCAGAAACAAATAGTATGGCAGTTATTTTATGCAATAGTGCGCCGACTGATTTTTTGGAATCATTAAGAATATATTGA
- a CDS encoding serine hydrolase: MEKGLLSLDKSIDSYLPEFMDKPAAKVTIKQLLNHTSGLQNYEIMKDFFPKLSRQSFRREEYVKIYRDSALAFFTGY; this comes from the coding sequence GTGGAGAAAGGATTGTTGAGTTTGGATAAATCTATTGATTCATATTTACCGGAGTTTATGGATAAGCCGGCAGCTAAAGTTACCATTAAACAATTATTGAACCATACTTCTGGATTGCAAAATTATGAAATAATGAAGGATTTTTTTCCTAAACTGAGCCGCCAAAGTTTTAGAAGAGAGGAGTATGTTAAAATTTATAGAGACTCTGCATTGGCATTTTTTACCGGGTACTGA
- a CDS encoding regulator — translation MSLKLGIFAEVCLRRINTTYDKIRFSSSNLYFNFSRLFIKFSCKGQLNSNTSEKKLYTSSQSPEIIGTPPTLVAKPTPTNDPSLVSQYIRSIFQDSKGNYWFGPAGQSVARYDIKTLKYFSKAEFFEDDQSLVKVEFISVHAIAEDKIGNIWFGTDYGAIKYDGKTFRNYTEKNGLSNTNIGRGSILVDKAGTIWIGTGKGVFRYNPAADRIGSKCFFPFTLLPLINVKDIMEDSNGNIWFASQDHGVFRYDGRITGEQKNAIVNFNDIEGLGDNYAGGLLEDNFGNIWFTMKGGICRYDGKQFTNFTTNDGLGGSEVWGIFMEKSGNIWISARGSTTRFDPSIPISNSNAFSVFTEADGINCCVQCMYQDQSGNMWWGAGAGLYRFDGKRFYQVKQKGPWSR, via the coding sequence ATGAGTTTGAAACTTGGTATTTTTGCAGAGGTCTGTTTAAGGAGAATAAATACGACATATGACAAGATTAGATTTTCATCATCAAATTTATATTTTAATTTTAGTAGGCTTTTTATTAAATTCTCTTGTAAAGGCCAGCTTAACTCGAACACATCTGAGAAAAAGTTGTATACTTCAAGTCAGAGTCCGGAAATTATAGGAACTCCTCCCACTTTAGTTGCCAAGCCAACTCCAACGAATGACCCTAGTCTTGTAAGTCAGTATATTAGAAGTATTTTTCAGGATTCAAAAGGGAATTATTGGTTTGGGCCTGCCGGTCAAAGTGTAGCAAGATATGATATTAAAACTTTGAAATATTTCTCCAAAGCTGAATTTTTTGAGGACGATCAAAGTTTGGTTAAAGTTGAATTTATAAGTGTACATGCGATTGCTGAAGATAAAATAGGTAATATTTGGTTTGGAACAGACTACGGGGCTATAAAATATGATGGTAAGACTTTTAGAAATTATACTGAAAAAAATGGACTAAGTAATACAAACATTGGTCGGGGAAGTATTCTGGTAGACAAAGCTGGTACAATTTGGATAGGCACGGGGAAAGGTGTATTTAGATATAATCCGGCAGCAGATCGTATTGGTAGCAAATGTTTTTTTCCATTTACTTTGCTTCCACTTATAAATGTTAAAGATATTATGGAAGATAGCAATGGGAATATTTGGTTTGCTTCACAAGATCATGGTGTCTTTCGTTATGATGGCCGAATTACGGGCGAGCAGAAAAATGCCATTGTAAATTTTAATGATATTGAAGGTTTGGGCGATAATTATGCAGGTGGATTGTTAGAGGATAATTTTGGAAATATTTGGTTTACGATGAAGGGAGGAATTTGTCGATATGATGGAAAACAATTTACAAATTTTACTACTAATGACGGATTAGGTGGAAGTGAAGTTTGGGGTATATTTATGGAAAAATCAGGTAACATTTGGATTTCAGCCAGAGGTAGCACTACGAGGTTTGACCCTTCTATTCCAATTTCGAACTCAAATGCATTTTCAGTTTTTACAGAAGCGGATGGGATTAATTGTTGTGTGCAATGCATGTATCAAGACCAGTCAGGTAATATGTGGTGGGGTGCCGGCGCCGGACTCTATCGATTTGATGGCAAGCGCTTTTATCAAGTTAAACAAAAGGGTCCTTGGTCGCGATGA
- a CDS encoding GNAT family N-acetyltransferase — MKQVEILKFTTNDIGRLQQISRQTFTETFASVNSTENMKKYLDEEFSIEKLLSELSDGNSEFYFATYDKDVVGYLKLNFGQAQTELQSDLGVEIERIYVLREFQGKNLGQDLFNKALEIAGNKNADYIWLGVWEENLKAIKFYERNGFQTFDKHLFKLGSEMQTDLMMKLAL, encoded by the coding sequence ATGAAGCAAGTTGAAATTTTAAAATTTACAACGAACGACATTGGCCGTTTGCAACAAATAAGTCGGCAAACATTTACAGAAACATTTGCATCTGTAAATTCTACAGAGAATATGAAAAAGTATTTGGACGAGGAATTTTCAATAGAGAAACTATTATCTGAGCTAAGTGATGGAAATTCGGAATTTTATTTTGCGACATATGACAAAGATGTTGTAGGGTATCTGAAATTAAACTTTGGCCAGGCACAGACCGAATTGCAATCCGATCTGGGTGTGGAAATAGAAAGGATTTATGTGCTCAGAGAATTTCAGGGTAAAAACTTAGGGCAGGATCTTTTTAACAAAGCTCTTGAAATTGCTGGAAACAAAAATGCAGATTATATTTGGTTGGGAGTTTGGGAAGAAAATCTCAAAGCTATCAAGTTTTATGAGAGAAATGGTTTTCAAACATTTGACAAACACTTATTCAAATTAGGCAGTGAAATGCAGACGGATCTTATGATGAAACTTGCACTCTGA